One window from the genome of Micromonospora aurantiaca ATCC 27029 encodes:
- a CDS encoding DUF3105 domain-containing protein, with translation MSISTPGGPERRPTVVSTGKKPAAGRPAAADKPAAKAGSGKAGGGKGTPRQGAGGKGRKPVTPVKVSQGRSWGPIALFVAVGVLAVGIIGVGAWAVYQGGQPWQKRAEAIDGIVDYRAKDKDLVKGGNHQPGAIKYDITPPVGGPHNQAWQNCMGDVYDAPIANEHAVHSLEHGTVWITYRPDLPADQVEKLRSKVQGKEKLMLSPFEGLDKPISLQAWGYQLKVDNADDGRIDDFIKTLRVNASIEGPNALCDQGVTATGTTPRDNLQNTMPQQPTQ, from the coding sequence ATGAGCATCAGCACCCCGGGCGGCCCGGAGCGCCGTCCCACCGTGGTCAGCACCGGCAAGAAGCCGGCCGCCGGCCGGCCCGCGGCTGCCGACAAGCCCGCCGCGAAGGCCGGCTCGGGCAAGGCCGGGGGCGGCAAGGGCACGCCACGGCAGGGCGCCGGGGGCAAGGGCCGCAAGCCGGTCACCCCGGTGAAGGTGAGCCAGGGCCGCTCCTGGGGCCCGATCGCCCTCTTCGTCGCGGTCGGCGTTCTGGCCGTGGGCATCATCGGCGTCGGCGCCTGGGCGGTCTACCAGGGCGGCCAGCCGTGGCAGAAGCGCGCCGAGGCGATCGACGGCATCGTCGACTACCGCGCGAAGGACAAGGACCTGGTCAAGGGCGGCAACCACCAGCCCGGCGCGATCAAGTACGACATCACCCCGCCGGTCGGCGGCCCGCACAACCAGGCGTGGCAGAACTGCATGGGTGACGTCTACGACGCCCCGATCGCCAACGAGCACGCGGTGCACAGCCTGGAGCACGGCACGGTCTGGATCACCTACCGCCCGGACCTGCCCGCCGACCAGGTGGAGAAGCTCCGCAGCAAGGTGCAGGGCAAGGAGAAGCTGATGCTCAGCCCGTTCGAGGGGCTGGACAAGCCGATCTCGCTCCAGGCCTGGGGCTACCAGCTCAAGGTCGACAACGCCGACGACGGCCGGATCGACGACTTCATCAAGACCCTGCGGGTGAACGCCTCCATCGAGGGCCCGAACGCGCTCTGCGACCAGGGCGTCACCGCCACCGGCACCACCCCGCGCGACAACCTCCAGAACACCATGCCCCAGCAGCCCACCCAGTAA
- a CDS encoding DUF305 domain-containing protein, which translates to MTAPVTTDSETDEAPAADQGGRGAVRRYGLLAVAAALVVGLVLGYAGGLLTPTLTRPGENSAEAGFARDMTAHHNQAVAMGLLAFGQGQDPEVRQVGVDIATGQQGEIGTMQTWLRSWKLDPTGDQAPMAWMPDGGGLVKNGLMPGMATPEEMAKLRAASGREFDVLFLQMMIRHHIGGVHMIDGILDEGHDDDVLAVAQTMKNTQQNDLTNLGAALKRLGGTP; encoded by the coding sequence ATGACCGCTCCGGTGACCACCGACAGCGAGACCGACGAGGCTCCGGCCGCCGACCAGGGCGGCCGGGGCGCGGTGCGCCGTTACGGCCTGCTGGCCGTGGCCGCCGCCCTCGTGGTCGGGCTGGTCCTCGGGTACGCGGGCGGCCTGCTCACCCCGACGCTCACCCGTCCGGGTGAGAACTCGGCGGAGGCCGGGTTCGCCCGGGACATGACCGCCCACCACAACCAGGCCGTCGCGATGGGTCTGCTGGCGTTCGGCCAGGGCCAGGACCCGGAGGTACGCCAGGTCGGCGTGGACATCGCCACCGGCCAGCAGGGCGAGATCGGCACCATGCAGACCTGGCTGCGCTCCTGGAAGCTGGACCCGACCGGTGACCAGGCCCCGATGGCGTGGATGCCGGACGGCGGCGGGTTGGTCAAGAACGGCCTGATGCCGGGCATGGCGACGCCGGAGGAGATGGCGAAGCTGCGCGCGGCGAGCGGCCGCGAGTTCGACGTGCTCTTTCTCCAGATGATGATCCGCCACCACATCGGTGGGGTGCACATGATCGACGGCATCCTCGACGAGGGGCACGACGACGACGTGCTGGCGGTCGCCCAGACGATGAAGAACACCCAGCAGAACGACCTGACCAACCTGGGCGCGGCGCTGAAGCGCCTGGGCGGCACCCCGTAA
- a CDS encoding winged helix-turn-helix domain-containing protein, which yields MGVALRDAGRSVTSWCRRHTIGGDGAVAAVRRGLRQGEPGTLSREQELELIDVLRGVHPDKFGLDEELWTRQSLTALIERRFGLAMDAGTVGAYLRAWGLGPREPRERACGLCVGAVERWVRSEYPAITRAAQEHAAEVYWIGRVRLRGTMPAADVVSAVSSRGRVRFMVTTPSVDPPLPRDFVLRLSGAEERTVHLIVDGSWPRNEWPRRLPRRVVLHPLPSCGRAVAAA from the coding sequence GTGGGGGTTGCACTCAGAGACGCAGGGCGGTCGGTGACCAGCTGGTGCCGACGCCACACCATCGGCGGTGACGGAGCGGTGGCAGCCGTCCGTCGCGGACTGCGGCAGGGCGAGCCGGGAACGCTCAGCCGCGAACAGGAACTCGAACTCATCGACGTGCTCCGGGGGGTCCACCCCGACAAGTTCGGCCTCGACGAGGAGCTCTGGACACGACAGAGCCTGACCGCCCTCATCGAGCGCCGGTTCGGGCTGGCGATGGACGCCGGCACCGTCGGGGCGTACCTCCGGGCCTGGGGTCTGGGGCCGCGCGAGCCGCGCGAGCGGGCCTGCGGCCTGTGCGTCGGCGCGGTCGAGCGCTGGGTACGCAGCGAGTACCCGGCGATCACGCGGGCGGCCCAGGAGCACGCCGCGGAGGTCTACTGGATCGGCCGGGTACGCCTGCGCGGCACCATGCCCGCCGCCGACGTGGTGTCGGCGGTCTCCTCGCGGGGACGGGTGCGGTTCATGGTCACGACGCCGTCGGTGGATCCGCCACTGCCCCGGGACTTCGTGCTGCGGCTCAGCGGCGCCGAGGAACGCACCGTGCACCTGATCGTGGACGGCTCGTGGCCGCGCAACGAGTGGCCCCGCCGGCTGCCCCGCCGGGTCGTGCTGCACCCGCTGCCGAGCTGCGGTCGCGCCGTCGCCGCCGCCTGA
- a CDS encoding GntR family transcriptional regulator, which produces MFVFRLDTHSGVPPYLQLVQQVRQAVLLGFLQPGDRLPLIREVVEDLAINPNTVAKAYRQMEQENLVTGRPGQGTFVNAQQSAVMSASTYTSLRRGLETWLRRAYAAGLDEQAVDALFTSVHQQTRNEDVA; this is translated from the coding sequence GTGTTCGTCTTCCGGCTCGACACCCACTCCGGCGTGCCGCCCTACCTGCAACTCGTCCAGCAGGTCCGGCAGGCGGTGCTGCTGGGCTTCCTCCAGCCCGGTGACCGCCTCCCGCTCATCCGCGAGGTGGTCGAGGACCTGGCGATCAACCCGAACACCGTCGCCAAGGCGTACCGGCAGATGGAGCAGGAGAACCTGGTCACCGGCCGGCCCGGCCAGGGCACGTTCGTCAACGCACAGCAGTCGGCCGTGATGTCGGCGTCGACGTACACGTCGCTGCGCCGCGGCCTGGAGACCTGGTTGCGCCGCGCCTACGCGGCCGGCCTCGACGAACAGGCGGTCGACGCGCTCTTCACCTCCGTCCACCAGCAGACGAGGAACGAGGACGTGGCGTGA
- a CDS encoding ABC transporter ATP-binding protein, translating to MTATGFALRTDGVGKRYRKGWALRDCTLALPAGGVIALVGPNGAGKTTLLRLVVGLLAPSTGTVEVLGRDVTASTPQTLSRIGFLAQDHPLYKRFTVAEMLRFGRACNLRFDQGLAERRLAKLGIPLDRRAGTLSGGQQAQVALALALAKRPDLLVLDEPVASLDPLARHEFLQVLMGAVAEGGVTVLFSSHVVHELERVCDHLVVLNQGRVTLTGDIDTLLAEHRLLVGPRTADDLDRAGTVVEAVHSDRHTTLLVRDGGLPAAPGWQAQPVALEDLVLAYLRRPSEPGAAVTSGVPA from the coding sequence GTGACAGCGACCGGGTTCGCGCTGCGCACCGACGGTGTGGGCAAGCGGTACCGGAAGGGCTGGGCGCTGCGCGACTGCACCCTGGCGCTGCCGGCGGGCGGCGTGATCGCCCTGGTCGGGCCGAACGGCGCGGGCAAGACCACGCTGCTGCGCCTGGTCGTCGGGTTGCTGGCACCGAGCACCGGCACGGTGGAGGTCCTCGGCCGGGACGTCACTGCGAGCACCCCGCAGACGCTGTCCCGGATCGGGTTCCTGGCCCAGGACCACCCGCTGTACAAGCGCTTCACAGTCGCCGAGATGCTCCGCTTCGGCCGGGCCTGCAACCTCCGCTTCGACCAGGGGTTGGCCGAGCGCCGGCTGGCGAAGCTGGGCATCCCGCTCGACCGCAGGGCCGGCACGCTCTCCGGCGGGCAGCAGGCCCAGGTCGCGTTGGCCCTGGCGCTGGCGAAGCGGCCGGACCTGCTCGTCCTCGACGAGCCGGTGGCCAGCCTCGACCCGCTGGCCCGGCACGAGTTCCTCCAGGTCCTCATGGGCGCGGTGGCCGAGGGCGGGGTGACCGTCCTGTTCTCCTCCCACGTCGTGCACGAGCTGGAGCGCGTCTGCGACCACCTGGTCGTGCTCAACCAGGGCCGGGTCACGCTCACCGGTGACATCGACACCCTCCTCGCCGAGCACCGGCTGCTCGTCGGCCCGCGCACGGCCGACGACCTCGACCGGGCCGGCACCGTCGTGGAGGCCGTCCACAGCGACAGGCACACGACCCTGCTGGTACGCGACGGCGGGCTCCCGGCCGCGCCCGGATGGCAGGCCCAGCCGGTCGCGCTTGAGGATCTGGTGCTGGCGTACCTGCGCCGGCCGTCCGAGCCGGGCGCCGCGGTCACCTCGGGGGTGCCGGCGTGA
- a CDS encoding ABC transporter permease subunit, whose protein sequence is MTWLIWRQHRTEVCVLGLLVGVFGVALLVLGTQAHDLFPGGPARCAGQAGVDTACTASFRRLDEEYGYVENLLAAFYLVPVVIGAFLGAPLLARELEDGTWQLAWTQAVPRMRWLAAKLAALAGVTVALTGVFTAVLTWFRQPFDAWEGRFQYDAFDLEGLVPVAYALFAFGVATAAGAILRRSLPAFGVAFGAFLAARMSVGLLARPAYATPLTTMEPVPAGGSTDRAGHLPGVADWVIERGYADATGRRLSGAEYAELTDAADRAGTNLNQFLHARGVQQFGVYHPADRFWTFQLIEAAVFVTVAAILVGVVVWRVRRRVI, encoded by the coding sequence GTGACGTGGTTGATCTGGCGCCAGCACCGGACCGAGGTCTGCGTCCTGGGTCTGCTCGTCGGCGTGTTCGGCGTCGCCCTGCTCGTTCTCGGGACGCAGGCCCACGACCTGTTCCCCGGCGGTCCCGCCCGGTGCGCGGGACAGGCCGGCGTCGACACGGCCTGCACGGCCTCCTTCCGCCGGCTCGACGAGGAGTACGGGTACGTCGAGAACCTCCTGGCGGCCTTCTACCTGGTCCCCGTCGTCATCGGCGCGTTCCTCGGCGCACCGCTGCTGGCGCGCGAACTGGAGGACGGCACCTGGCAGCTCGCCTGGACGCAGGCCGTGCCGCGGATGCGCTGGCTGGCGGCAAAGCTCGCGGCACTGGCCGGCGTCACCGTCGCGCTCACCGGGGTGTTCACAGCGGTGCTCACCTGGTTCCGTCAGCCGTTCGACGCGTGGGAGGGGCGGTTCCAGTACGACGCATTCGACCTGGAGGGACTCGTTCCGGTGGCGTACGCGCTGTTCGCGTTCGGCGTCGCCACCGCCGCGGGGGCGATCCTGCGGCGCAGCCTGCCCGCGTTCGGCGTCGCGTTCGGGGCGTTCCTCGCCGCCCGGATGTCGGTGGGGCTGTTGGCCCGTCCCGCGTACGCCACGCCGCTCACCACCATGGAGCCGGTCCCCGCCGGCGGTTCGACGGACCGGGCGGGGCACCTGCCGGGCGTCGCCGACTGGGTGATCGAGCGCGGCTACGCCGACGCCACCGGGCGGCGGCTGAGCGGGGCCGAGTACGCCGAGCTGACGGACGCCGCCGACCGGGCCGGCACCAACCTCAACCAGTTCCTGCACGCGCGCGGCGTCCAGCAGTTCGGGGTCTACCACCCGGCGGACCGGTTCTGGACGTTCCAGCTCATCGAGGCGGCAGTGTTCGTCACCGTCGCGGCGATCCTGGTCGGTGTGGTGGTGTGGCGGGTCCGGCGCCGCGTCATCTAG
- a CDS encoding helix-turn-helix domain-containing protein yields MSQLPETPLTNRPKMHTGVPSSLTTAQRWVLRGVAVADAPCGLWFLEAVAVRTGTTPDEPVDATVEELIARGFLVDTAAGLRLASIALRDDVLRDTPASVRQALREAAAEVLADAGRPAQAARQLLRVLPAVSRSARALATRLAADPAVGPSLAADLLLAAPAPGPADERLAWLVDVADNLYLAGRVDETLRMLHREVAADRYGPRQRAMLLGRLGAYYATQRPSLSLTYLGRALNQELDAAGRSWTLTMLASLAARFGHPDAAELVAAAERAHERSPSPGGGIRLALANASRATATGDLPRAARILREVDAGEPAARTQAIFLRVDRVANQIALGRYVDAATALDGVAGEIDTLGAVAQPLVTALDCVLRLSTGELAEAEARARLALSERGVALPAQARVDLLATVVEVLLRRGEVAAARKLLADERPTVGWPDDMQWFRLGCAAAGDPEPGRHAALLGAAFAMPDRSMAPLLLVPHHGPRLVRAALALGDRQRAEILADHLKRAAGMANNALWRGVAHQVDGLLTDDPPALRAAVRLLRTTSARPALADALHDLARSPGLPPAEAPGLLAECAAMYTRMGAGVAGDGTPEPDGTTGDDASRRAVAALTPAEVRVAELLAVGMTKQEAARDLFVSFHTVDTHLRSIYAKLGVHNRVELALVWESRDEG; encoded by the coding sequence GTGAGCCAGTTGCCCGAGACGCCGTTGACCAACCGTCCCAAGATGCACACCGGCGTACCCTCGTCGCTCACCACTGCGCAGCGGTGGGTCCTGCGCGGCGTCGCCGTCGCGGACGCCCCCTGCGGCCTGTGGTTCCTCGAAGCGGTGGCCGTTCGCACCGGCACCACGCCGGACGAGCCGGTCGACGCGACGGTGGAGGAGCTGATCGCGCGCGGGTTCCTCGTCGACACCGCGGCCGGGCTGCGACTGGCCTCGATCGCGCTGCGCGACGACGTCCTGCGGGACACGCCGGCCTCGGTGCGCCAGGCGCTGCGCGAGGCGGCCGCCGAGGTGCTCGCCGACGCCGGACGCCCGGCCCAGGCCGCCCGGCAGCTCCTGCGGGTCCTGCCGGCGGTGAGCCGGTCCGCCCGGGCGCTCGCCACGCGGCTGGCGGCCGACCCGGCGGTCGGACCCAGCCTCGCCGCGGACCTGCTGCTGGCCGCCCCGGCACCGGGCCCGGCCGACGAGCGCCTGGCCTGGCTGGTCGACGTCGCCGACAACCTCTACCTGGCCGGCCGGGTGGACGAGACGCTGCGCATGCTGCACCGGGAGGTCGCCGCCGACAGGTACGGGCCACGGCAGCGGGCGATGCTGCTCGGGCGGCTCGGGGCCTACTACGCGACACAGCGCCCCTCGCTGTCCCTGACGTACCTCGGGCGGGCGCTGAACCAGGAGCTGGACGCCGCCGGGCGGAGCTGGACGCTCACCATGCTGGCGTCGCTGGCGGCCCGGTTCGGGCATCCCGACGCCGCCGAGCTGGTGGCGGCGGCGGAGCGGGCGCACGAGCGCAGCCCCTCCCCCGGCGGCGGCATCCGGCTGGCCCTGGCGAACGCGTCCCGGGCCACCGCCACCGGCGACCTGCCCCGCGCCGCGCGGATCCTGCGGGAGGTGGACGCGGGCGAGCCGGCTGCCCGTACCCAGGCGATCTTCCTGCGCGTCGACCGGGTGGCGAACCAGATCGCGCTCGGCCGGTACGTCGACGCGGCGACCGCGCTCGACGGCGTCGCCGGGGAGATCGACACGCTGGGCGCGGTGGCGCAGCCGCTGGTGACCGCGCTGGACTGCGTCCTGCGGCTGAGCACCGGCGAGCTGGCCGAGGCCGAGGCGCGGGCCCGCCTCGCGTTGTCCGAACGCGGTGTCGCCCTGCCGGCGCAGGCCCGGGTGGACCTGCTCGCCACGGTCGTGGAGGTGCTGCTGCGCCGGGGTGAGGTGGCCGCGGCCCGGAAGCTGCTGGCGGACGAACGCCCCACGGTGGGCTGGCCCGACGACATGCAGTGGTTCCGTCTGGGCTGCGCCGCCGCGGGCGACCCGGAACCGGGCCGGCACGCCGCGCTCCTGGGGGCCGCGTTCGCCATGCCGGACCGCTCGATGGCTCCCCTGCTGCTGGTGCCGCACCACGGCCCGCGGCTGGTCCGCGCAGCGCTGGCGCTGGGTGACCGGCAGCGGGCCGAGATCCTCGCCGACCACCTGAAGCGGGCCGCCGGGATGGCGAACAACGCGCTCTGGCGCGGGGTGGCGCACCAGGTCGACGGGCTGCTGACCGATGATCCGCCGGCGCTGCGCGCGGCGGTACGGCTGCTCCGCACCACCTCCGCCCGGCCGGCCCTGGCCGACGCGCTGCACGACCTGGCGCGGTCGCCCGGGCTGCCGCCGGCGGAGGCGCCCGGCCTGCTCGCCGAGTGCGCCGCGATGTACACCCGGATGGGTGCCGGCGTCGCCGGGGACGGGACGCCGGAGCCCGACGGCACGACGGGAGACGACGCCAGCCGCCGGGCCGTGGCCGCGCTGACCCCCGCCGAGGTACGGGTGGCCGAACTGCTCGCGGTCGGCATGACGAAGCAGGAGGCGGCCCGGGACCTGTTCGTCTCGTTCCACACCGTCGACACCCACCTGCGTTCGATCTACGCGAAGCTCGGCGTCCACAACCGGGTGGAGCTGGCGCTGGTCTGGGAGTCGCGGGACGAAGGTTGA